From the genome of Nicotiana sylvestris chromosome 2, ASM39365v2, whole genome shotgun sequence, one region includes:
- the LOC138885404 gene encoding uncharacterized protein: MSTIENKPFTVREEILLELHMWWNDLGEVSRKTVIKALGSLVGLLKIKLRKDIIEALIPFWDPAHNVFHFADFELTPTLEEIAGYAGFSRNLRNQYPMAPRTVTPHKFLDLLSISREVQNANLAKGFCTFYSLNRRYGNPRDFEIPDTGLTHSGNKDKWKARRELAFVVAFLGVLICPRKNGNIELGIVGIADVMTKKANGTIVLMILAEIYRALTICREGGKFFEGCNMLLQLWMVEHLCHRPGYKNYGMTGLQCIEKYERRVEGYEYLDVTEAWFAHLSSLIANKIEWTFGWLSVSEVIYMSAEVCFLLLMGLRSIQPYAPHRVLRQLGRYQTIPHDKDLSRQFIELEPKAAFPEERVCRIWHQCRFLEPKTQLRDLSRGELEPSYTDWYGKSSQVHQEPERPAKRPHVQQFTDGAQEQWDWLAKEANYRATISKLDGEIWDLKFDKSIQVAADEGEKKKLAHENKALRAQIQKMKITSEN, from the coding sequence atgagcacaattgaaaATAAACCTTTCACAGTCCGCGAGGAAATCCTGTTAGAactacatatgtggtggaatgatctgggaGAAGTCAGCAGAAAAACTGTGATAAAAGCTTTGGGTAGTCTTGTTGGGCTTCTAAAGATTAAGCTGAGGAAGGATATAATTGAGGCTTTGATACccttttgggacccagcacataatgtgttccattttgCTGATTTTGAGCTAACCCCTACGCTTGAGGAAATAGCGGGTTATGCTGGTTTTAGTAGGAATCTCAGAAATCAATACCCGATGGCACCCAGAACAGTGACTCCTCATAAATTTCTGGACCttctaagcatcagtcgggaagtTCAAAACgcaaatttggccaaaggattctgcacATTCTACTCCTTGAACCGACGCTACGGGAACCCCCGTGATTTTGAGAtaccagataccggtcttactcattcGGGGAACAAAGATAAGTGGAAAGCTCGACGGGAATTGGCTTTCGTAGTGGCATTCCTAGGTGTTTTGATTTGTCCAAGAAAAAATGGAAACATAGAATTAGGGATTGTGGGGATAGCCGACGTCATGACTAAAAAGGCAAATGGCACCATTGTACTGATGATCTTGGCGGAGATCTACCGAGCTCTAACTATTTGTCGGGAAGGAGGAAAgttttttgaaggatgcaatatGCTTCTACAACTCTGGATGGTGGagcacctttgccaccgtccggGGTACAAGAACTACGGTATGACCGGTCTTCAATGCATTGAAAAATATGAACGACGGGTGGAGGGCTATGAATATCTAGATGTTACGGAAGCATGGTTTGCACACTTGAGCTCCCTGATTGCAAACAAGattgaatggacattcgggtggctctcggtcagtgaagtcatttatatgtcggctgaggtgtgttttcttctattgatgggtctccggagcattcaaccttatgccccgcACAGGGTTCTACGCCAGTTAGGAaggtaccagaccatcccacatgatAAGGACTTGAGTCGGCAGTTCATCGAATTGGAaccaaaagctgccttcccagaagaaagGGTGTGTCGAatttggcatcaatgtaggttCTTAGAGCCAAAGACTCAGTTACGAGATTTATCCAGAGGCgagttggagcctagttacactgaTTGGTACGGTAAAAGTTCCCAAGTCCATCAAGAGCCCGAACGGCCCGCAAAaaggccccatgtccaacaattcactgatggagcgcaagagcaatgggattggttggcaaaagaggcaaactacagagccaccataagcaaattggatgGAGAGATTTGggatcttaaatttgacaaaagtATACAGGTCGCTGCCGACGAAGGGGAGAAGAAGAAGTTGGCTCACGAAAACAAGGCCCTTCGAGCAcagatccaaaaaatgaaaataacttcTGAGAATTAG
- the LOC104230405 gene encoding probable inactive receptor kinase At5g67200: protein MSPLMLVLCFLQLFSSFYFCSSSTTTPSAPLNSLLPSDAVSLLSFKSKADLDNKLLYTLNERFDYCQWQGVKCVQGRVVRFVLQSFSLRGTFRSNTLTHLDQLRILNLRNNSLSGPIPDLSGLTNLKTLFLDHNFFSGSFPLPLLSLHRLIILDLSHNNLSGSLPVELTVLDRLNYLRLDSNWFSGSIPPLNQTQLQIFNVSRNNLTGSIPVTPTLKKFNERSFLWNPNLCGKVINTPCPSTPFFDSPSAAASPRPSPLYQDAQSQGLLLTPSPQHKHKKVGVVLGFVVGTLILIAAVLCLFALVKKRREESETEPKATKCTIETITNNAVNATTSGPADNSQLLEIKLEKEVKVAQVSQQQLKSGHLIFCSGETELYTLEQLMRASAELLGRGTIGTTYKAVMASQLIVSVKRLDACKTSITSGEAFELHMEEVGMLRHPNLVAVRAYFQAKQERLVIYDYQPNGSLFNLIHGSRSTRAKPLHWTSCLKIAEDVAQGLAYIHQASKLTHGNLKTSNVLLGSDFEACLTDYSLIALADISSDDDPDAARYKAPEVRKSARKATPGSDVYAYGILLLELLTGKPPSQHPFLSPPDMADWVRAMREDDNEENRWLAMLVDLASICSLTSPEQRPTMRQILKMIQDIKDNAMVENNKRDEHTGYS, encoded by the exons ATGTCCCCATTGATGCTTGTTCTCTGTTTTCTTCAACTATTTTCCAGTTTCTACTTTTGTTCTTCTTCAACTACTACACCATCTGCACCATTAAACTCTTTACTTCCCTCCGACGCTGTTTCTTTATTATCCTTTAAATCCAAAGCTGACCTTGACAACAAGCTTCTTTACACACTTAACGAGCGTTTTGACTATTGTCAATGGCAAGGAGTGAAATGCGTGCAAGGTCGTGTTGTACGTTTTGTTCTTCAAAGTTTTAGTCTTAGAGGTACTTTCCGGTCCAACACTTTAACTCATCTTGACCAACTCCGAATCCTTAATCTTAGGAACAACTCACTCTCTGGTCCTATCCCTGACCTTTCTGGTCTTACAAACCTTAAAACTCTGTTTCTTGATCATAACTTTTTCTCTGGATcttttcctcttcctcttctttctCTTCACCGCCTCATTATCCTCGATTTGTCCCATAATAATCTCTCCGGTTCACTCCCTGTTGAGCTTACTGTTCTAGACCGGTTGAACTATCTCCGGCTTGATTCTAACTGGTTCAGCGGTTCGATTCCGCCATTGAACCAAACCCAacttcaaatcttcaatgtgtcTAGAAATAACCTCACTGGTTCAATACCTGTTACTCCGACTTTGAAGAAATTTAACGAACGCTCGTTCTTATGGAACCCTAATCTTTGTGGTAAAGTTATTAACACCCCTTGCCCGTCAACTCCATTCTTTGATTCGCCTTCTGCTGCTGCCTCCCCGCGGCCCTCACCGCTATACCAAGATGCACAGTCACAGGGTCTACTTCTTACTCCTTCACCTCAGCATAAGCACAAAAAAGTTGGTGTTGTTTTGGGCTTTGTGGTCGGAACATTGATTTTAATTGCAGCTGTTCTATGTCTTTTTGCTTTggtaaaaaagagaagagaagaaagtgAAACTGAACCAAAAGCAACAAAATGCACCATTGAGACCATTACGAACAATGCAGTGAACGCAACTACTTCTGGGCCAGCTGATAATAGCCAATTATTAGAGATTAAATTAGAAAAGGAAGTGAAAGTGGCTCAAGTCTCTCAACAGCAATTAAAGAGTGGACATCTGATATTTTGTTCAGGGGAAACAGAGTTGTATACTTTAGAGCAACTAATGAGAGCATCAGCAGAGCTGCTCGGGAGGGGCACAATTGGAACAACGTATAAAGCTGTAATGGCTAGTCAATTAATTGTTTCAGTAAAGCGATTGGATGCTTGTAAAACTTCAATTACCAGTGGAGAAGCGTTTGAGCTGCACATGGAGGAAGTAGGAATGTTACGGCACCCAAATTTGGTAGCAGTTAGAGCATACTTTCAGGCTAAACAAGAAAGGCTTGTTATCTATGATTATCAGCCTAATGGCAGTCTCTTCAATCTCATTCATG GGTCAAGATCGACAAGGGCAAAGCCCCTTCACTGGACATCGTGTCTAAAAATAGCAGAAGATGTGGCTCAGGGCCTTGCTTACATACATCAAGCATCAAAGCTCACTCATGGCAACTTGAAGACCTCAAATGTGCTTCTAGGGTCTGATTTCGAGGCCTGTCTAACAGACTACTCCCTCATTGCGCTTGCAGACATTTCTTCCGATGATGATCCTGATGCAGCACGCTATAAAGCACCAGAAGTTCGCAAATCTGCACGAAAAGCCACTCCAGGGTCTGACGTCTATGCCTATGGCATTCTGTTATTAGAGCTTTTAACGGGTAAACCGCCATCTCAGCATCCATTTCTCTCTCCCCCGGATATGGCGGATTGGGTTAGAGCTATGAGGGAGGATGATAACGAGGAGAATAGATGGCTCGCAATGCTAGTTGACCTTGCTAGTATATGTAGCTTGACATCACCAGAACAGAGACCAACAATGAGGCAAATCTTGAAAATGATACAAGATATAAAGGATAATGCAATGGTGGAGAATAACAAAAGGGATGAACATACTGGATATTCATAG